In the genome of Nocardioides seonyuensis, one region contains:
- a CDS encoding class I SAM-dependent methyltransferase — MTTIDAPATTPAPETAQAVDTDKLMQFVFRAVDEVGATLNAALVVMGDKLGYYRDLAAHGPSTPSALAERTGTSEPYAREWLNAQAAGDYVSYDASTGRYTLPPEQVVALTVEDSPAFLPGFFQIALGTVSDTSHILEAARNGAGYGWHEHNTDVHVGCERFFRPSYNAHLLTEWLPALDGVVDRLEQGTTVADVGCGHGASTILMARAFPESTFVGFDYHPESIAAARERAAAAGCADRVRFEVATADAFGGNGYGLVTMFDCLHDMGDPVGAARHVRSALAEGGTWMVVEPMAGDHVEDNLNPVGRAYYGFSTLLCTPSSLSQDVGLALGTQAGPQRIRDVTTAGGFTRFDRVAETPFNQVFEIRP; from the coding sequence ATGACCACCATCGATGCGCCGGCCACCACGCCGGCTCCGGAGACCGCCCAGGCAGTCGACACCGACAAGCTCATGCAGTTCGTCTTCCGCGCGGTCGACGAGGTGGGGGCGACACTCAACGCCGCCCTCGTGGTGATGGGCGACAAGCTCGGCTACTACCGCGACCTCGCCGCCCACGGACCCAGCACGCCGTCCGCACTCGCCGAACGCACCGGGACGAGCGAGCCCTACGCACGGGAGTGGCTCAACGCGCAGGCCGCGGGCGACTACGTGTCGTACGACGCCAGCACCGGTCGCTACACGCTGCCGCCCGAGCAGGTCGTGGCGCTGACGGTCGAGGACAGCCCGGCCTTCCTGCCCGGCTTCTTCCAGATCGCACTCGGCACGGTGAGCGACACCTCGCACATCCTGGAAGCCGCTCGCAACGGCGCCGGCTACGGCTGGCACGAGCACAACACCGACGTCCACGTCGGCTGTGAGAGGTTCTTCCGACCAAGCTACAACGCCCACCTCCTGACCGAGTGGCTTCCTGCTCTCGACGGTGTCGTCGACCGGCTGGAGCAGGGCACCACGGTCGCGGACGTCGGCTGCGGCCACGGCGCGTCCACGATCCTGATGGCCCGGGCGTTCCCGGAGTCGACGTTCGTCGGGTTCGACTACCACCCCGAGTCCATTGCCGCGGCGCGCGAGCGTGCTGCGGCCGCGGGATGCGCGGACCGGGTGAGGTTCGAGGTCGCGACTGCCGACGCCTTCGGCGGCAACGGCTACGGCCTGGTCACCATGTTCGACTGCCTGCACGACATGGGCGATCCGGTCGGGGCAGCCAGGCACGTGCGCAGCGCGCTCGCCGAGGGCGGCACGTGGATGGTGGTCGAGCCGATGGCCGGCGACCACGTCGAGGACAACCTCAACCCGGTCGGCCGCGCCTACTACGGCTTCTCCACCCTGCTGTGCACACCGTCGTCGTTGTCCCAGGACGTCGGCCTCGCGCTGGGCACCCAGGCCGGGCCCCAACGGATCCGGGACGTCACCACCGCTGGCGGCTTCACCCGCTTCGATCGGGTCGCGGAGACCCCCTTCAACCAGGTCTTCGAGATCAGGCCCTGA
- a CDS encoding AAA family ATPase, whose product MLIGRESEQQAIDRLVSGARIGTSGALALTGEAGVGKTALLRWAETRLEGFRVLGATGTEPEREVPFAGLLTVLRPALGLLDEIPAPQARALSAALALSEGPPGDRFAIGAATLSLLCRYAEDAPVAVLLDDVQLLDPPTMEALTFASRRLSADPLAVLLAAREGECDEMWEGLDQLHVTGLGLDATRSLAKEMAPAPLTPDWVVRVHEVTGGNPLAVTELAQDPEALVRTSPGLPPPVSAALGESFARRLSSLGPEAQAVLLVAVVCNGDLRLTGAACADLGLDPDAWIAAREVGLADAVGTEITFRHPLVRAAIYRQGSPVERRRAHAAAARALPDHEVDRRAWHLSESVWEPDEHVAGLLHETGDRAVARSAYAVASVALERAARLSPAFLDEQTRLLAAADTAWAAGQGARATVLLDGMAGATIPAGLVAQVQDLRAAIALRSGSVREAAGLLERAAENASPDERALLLAEAVHATFYLFDGAALRRLTTLLAPAVTAARSSRARAVGTVAAGVAKVLSGGGGIDELRAAIPLLTESEELGEDPRGAAWLMYVPLFIRDADTGRGLRAQVDQARRRAGVGALPALLFLLARDEATTHSWARAEANYNEAVRLARDTSQTNELAVSLAALSWLEARTGQEVECRAHATEALALCRSRDIHLGETWTLFALGELELALANPAAAATHLGELDRLLGELELGDPDISPGPELVEALLRLGRAAEAAEIAATHLRAADHKGQPWARARARRCAGLLAADGFDDPFREALALHEETPDLFETARTALAYGARLRRAGRRVEAREQLRAALAVFTDLGAEPWADQAATELDLTGERVPPRPLGGVNALTPQELQVALLLAEGRTTREAAAALFLSPKTVEYHLRKVYTKLGVRSRAELADALSAT is encoded by the coding sequence GTGCTGATCGGCCGGGAGTCCGAGCAACAGGCCATCGATCGGCTCGTCTCAGGGGCGAGGATCGGCACCAGCGGCGCGCTCGCGCTCACCGGCGAGGCGGGCGTCGGCAAGACCGCCCTGCTGCGCTGGGCCGAGACGCGGCTCGAGGGCTTCCGCGTGCTGGGCGCGACCGGCACGGAGCCCGAGCGCGAGGTCCCGTTCGCCGGCCTTCTCACGGTCCTGCGTCCGGCGCTGGGTCTCCTCGACGAGATCCCCGCACCACAAGCGAGGGCGCTGTCTGCAGCGCTGGCGCTGAGTGAGGGGCCGCCGGGGGACCGGTTCGCGATCGGCGCGGCGACCCTGAGCCTGTTGTGCAGGTACGCCGAGGACGCGCCGGTCGCGGTGCTCCTCGACGACGTCCAGCTTCTCGACCCACCCACGATGGAGGCCCTGACGTTCGCCTCTCGACGGCTCTCCGCCGACCCGCTCGCCGTGCTCTTGGCGGCCCGTGAGGGCGAGTGCGACGAGATGTGGGAGGGCCTCGACCAGCTCCACGTCACTGGCCTGGGCCTCGACGCGACCCGCAGTCTCGCCAAGGAGATGGCCCCGGCGCCCCTCACCCCCGACTGGGTGGTCCGGGTCCACGAGGTGACCGGGGGCAACCCGCTCGCGGTCACCGAGCTGGCCCAGGACCCGGAGGCCCTGGTGCGCACGTCCCCCGGCCTGCCGCCTCCCGTGTCGGCCGCCCTGGGGGAGTCCTTCGCACGCCGCTTGTCCTCGCTCGGACCGGAGGCCCAGGCGGTGCTGCTGGTCGCCGTCGTGTGCAACGGTGACCTCCGGCTCACCGGGGCTGCGTGCGCGGACCTGGGCCTGGATCCGGATGCGTGGATCGCTGCCCGGGAGGTGGGGCTGGCCGACGCGGTCGGCACCGAGATCACGTTCCGGCACCCTCTCGTCCGGGCCGCGATATATCGGCAGGGCTCCCCGGTGGAGCGTCGCCGGGCGCACGCCGCCGCTGCTCGTGCCCTGCCCGACCACGAGGTCGACCGGCGTGCCTGGCACCTGTCGGAGTCGGTGTGGGAACCCGACGAGCACGTGGCGGGCCTGCTGCACGAGACCGGGGACCGGGCGGTCGCCCGATCTGCCTACGCCGTGGCCTCCGTCGCCCTCGAGCGAGCGGCACGGCTCAGCCCGGCGTTCCTGGATGAGCAGACCCGGTTGCTCGCCGCGGCGGACACCGCCTGGGCAGCGGGTCAGGGAGCTCGGGCCACGGTGCTGCTCGACGGGATGGCGGGTGCCACCATCCCCGCGGGCCTGGTGGCACAGGTCCAGGACCTGCGCGCCGCGATCGCACTCCGGAGCGGCTCGGTGCGAGAAGCCGCCGGGTTGCTCGAGCGGGCTGCGGAGAACGCCTCTCCCGACGAGCGCGCGCTCCTCCTGGCCGAGGCGGTCCACGCGACCTTCTACCTGTTCGACGGTGCGGCGCTGCGCCGCCTGACCACGTTGCTGGCGCCGGCGGTGACCGCGGCGAGGTCGTCGCGCGCTCGCGCCGTCGGGACGGTGGCCGCCGGAGTGGCGAAGGTGCTCTCGGGCGGGGGTGGGATCGACGAGCTGCGGGCCGCCATCCCCCTCCTGACCGAGAGCGAGGAGCTCGGCGAGGACCCTCGTGGCGCGGCGTGGCTGATGTACGTGCCGCTCTTCATCCGAGACGCCGACACCGGCCGGGGCCTTCGTGCCCAGGTCGACCAGGCGCGCCGGCGGGCAGGGGTGGGCGCCCTGCCGGCGCTGCTGTTCCTGCTCGCGCGGGACGAGGCGACCACCCACTCCTGGGCGAGGGCGGAAGCGAACTACAACGAGGCTGTACGCCTGGCCCGCGACACGAGCCAGACCAACGAGCTCGCGGTCTCCCTCGCGGCGCTGTCGTGGCTGGAGGCCCGCACGGGCCAGGAGGTGGAGTGCCGGGCGCACGCCACCGAGGCGCTGGCACTGTGCCGCAGCCGCGACATCCACCTGGGCGAGACCTGGACCCTCTTCGCGCTGGGCGAGCTGGAGCTGGCGCTCGCGAACCCCGCTGCCGCGGCCACCCACCTCGGCGAGCTGGACCGCCTGCTGGGCGAGCTGGAGCTCGGGGATCCCGACATCTCACCCGGTCCTGAGCTGGTGGAGGCACTGCTCCGGCTGGGTCGGGCAGCCGAGGCGGCCGAGATCGCGGCGACCCACCTCCGCGCTGCGGATCACAAGGGCCAGCCCTGGGCGCGGGCACGAGCGCGTCGCTGTGCGGGTCTCCTGGCAGCGGACGGGTTCGACGATCCGTTCCGAGAGGCGCTGGCTCTCCACGAGGAGACGCCGGACCTCTTCGAGACCGCCCGCACCGCGTTGGCGTACGGCGCCCGGTTGAGGCGCGCCGGGAGGAGGGTCGAGGCCCGCGAGCAGCTGCGTGCCGCACTGGCCGTCTTCACCGACCTCGGTGCCGAGCCCTGGGCCGACCAGGCCGCCACCGAGCTCGACCTCACCGGCGAGCGAGTCCCTCCCCGGCCGCTCGGTGGCGTCAACGCGCTGACGCCGCAGGAGCTCCAGGTGGCGCTGCTGCTCGCCGAAGGGCGGACCACTCGTGAGGCCGCGGCAGCGCTGTTCCTCAGCCCGAAGACGGTGGAGTACCACCTGCGAAAGGTCTACACGAAGCTCGGCGTGCGGTCACGGGCCGAGCTGGCTGACGCCCTCTCGGCCACGTGA
- a CDS encoding 3-hydroxyacyl-CoA dehydrogenase translates to MTDHTSQSTASAEAPERGGALQNLTVLGSGVLGSQIALQAAFHGKDVTIYDISETALASLSARWDYLAPLYVQDLTDATPERMAEALGRIRTTSDLADAVVDADLIIEAVPEVLEVKQQTWAEVGRLALEETIFATNSSTFLPSDIAQSTGRPSRFLALHFANEIWRLNIGEVMGHPDTDPDAYEAVAGFAEEIGMVPIRVLREQPGYVLNSLLVPFLWAAGRLLVRGVADPETVDRTWRISTGAPLGPFQFLDIIGMMTPYNLLEDSDDSELRAFADLIKRDYIETGRLGKGAGAGFYDYS, encoded by the coding sequence ATGACCGACCACACCAGCCAGTCCACTGCATCCGCAGAGGCGCCCGAGCGAGGAGGGGCCCTGCAGAACCTGACGGTCCTCGGGAGCGGCGTCCTCGGCTCGCAGATCGCACTCCAGGCCGCGTTCCACGGCAAGGACGTCACCATCTACGACATCAGCGAGACGGCCCTGGCATCCCTGTCCGCCCGGTGGGACTACCTGGCTCCTCTCTACGTGCAGGACCTGACGGACGCCACCCCTGAGCGCATGGCCGAGGCACTGGGCCGGATCCGCACCACGTCGGACCTGGCAGATGCCGTCGTCGATGCCGACCTGATCATCGAAGCGGTCCCCGAGGTGCTCGAGGTCAAGCAGCAGACCTGGGCCGAGGTCGGCCGGCTGGCACTCGAGGAGACCATCTTCGCGACCAACTCCTCCACCTTCCTCCCGAGCGACATCGCACAGTCCACCGGCCGGCCCAGCCGCTTCCTCGCCCTCCACTTCGCCAACGAGATCTGGCGTCTCAACATCGGCGAGGTCATGGGGCACCCCGACACCGACCCGGACGCCTACGAAGCGGTCGCAGGCTTCGCCGAGGAGATCGGGATGGTCCCGATCCGGGTCCTGAGGGAACAGCCGGGATACGTCCTCAACAGCCTTCTCGTCCCGTTCCTCTGGGCTGCAGGTCGCCTCCTCGTTCGCGGCGTCGCTGACCCCGAGACGGTGGACCGGACGTGGCGGATCTCCACCGGAGCGCCGCTCGGCCCGTTCCAGTTCCTCGACATCATCGGCATGATGACGCCGTACAACCTCCTCGAGGACAGCGACGACTCCGAGCTCCGCGCCTTCGCCGACCTGATCAAGCGCGACTACATCGAGACCGGGCGTCTCGGCAAGGGCGCAGGGGCCGGCTTCTACGACTACTCCTGA
- a CDS encoding MarR family winged helix-turn-helix transcriptional regulator has product MSRTGLARRTWLRDGDWRVASARGRTSTGPVRLSELADWQEVDRSTMTTQVQRLEALGLVDRTSDPRDGRAVLVASTAAGATRHRRTKQTARDLYSQLIADWPEDDLEAAAKIARRLSETLEQRKPPARSAAGPPKAIARDSPGQT; this is encoded by the coding sequence ATGTCCCGGACCGGCTTGGCCAGAAGGACCTGGCTCCGTGACGGGGACTGGCGGGTCGCCTCTGCTCGAGGTCGCACCTCGACCGGTCCGGTGCGGCTGTCGGAGCTCGCCGACTGGCAGGAGGTGGACCGATCCACCATGACCACCCAGGTGCAACGCCTGGAGGCCCTTGGCCTGGTCGACCGCACCTCTGATCCGCGAGACGGTCGCGCGGTCCTGGTCGCCTCCACGGCCGCCGGTGCCACACGCCACCGACGCACCAAGCAGACCGCCCGAGACCTCTACAGCCAGCTCATCGCCGACTGGCCCGAGGACGACCTGGAGGCCGCAGCCAAGATCGCCCGCCGCCTCAGCGAGACACTGGAGCAGCGCAAGCCCCCCGCTCGCTCAGCGGCAGGGCCGCCGAAGGCGATCGCCAGGGACTCGCCCGGTCAGACGTAG